Proteins encoded by one window of Teretinema zuelzerae:
- a CDS encoding DUF1700 domain-containing protein codes for MTRTEYLHELRDRLSRLPHCERESVLRYYAGVFDRSGPSADEETMRGLGTPESVASRILDDWERKMEAGRSCSSSGCGAGGHYRGPGSSSRWGLGAFWAVVLAVLAAPIALPALLGLLGLAFGGFAALAAVGIAAIGLIIGGAAAFIGGFAAIITSPATAIIVFGAAFLLWGIGKILFSIIGAAIALLTGFLAWAIGSGGRYER; via the coding sequence GTGACGAGAACTGAGTATTTACATGAATTGCGGGATCGCCTTTCCCGTTTGCCGCATTGCGAGCGCGAATCGGTGCTGCGGTATTATGCCGGAGTATTCGACCGGTCAGGTCCTTCAGCGGACGAAGAGACCATGCGGGGTCTTGGAACGCCGGAAAGCGTAGCCTCCCGCATACTCGACGATTGGGAGCGCAAGATGGAGGCGGGCAGATCCTGTTCAAGCTCCGGTTGCGGCGCCGGCGGGCATTACCGCGGACCCGGCTCTTCTTCCCGATGGGGACTCGGCGCGTTCTGGGCCGTCGTTCTGGCGGTGCTGGCCGCTCCGATCGCCCTTCCAGCCCTGCTCGGCCTGCTGGGTCTCGCGTTCGGCGGATTCGCGGCCCTGGCCGCCGTCGGAATCGCCGCTATCGGTTTGATAATCGGGGGAGCTGCGGCCTTCATCGGCGGCTTCGCTGCAATTATTACGTCTCCGGCAACAGCCATCATCGTGTTCGGAGCCGCTTTTCTGTTGTGGGGAATCGGGAAAATCCTGTTTTCGATAATCGGAGCGGCGATCGCGTTGTTGACCGGTTTTCTTGCCTGGGCGAT